From Triticum aestivum cultivar Chinese Spring chromosome 7B, IWGSC CS RefSeq v2.1, whole genome shotgun sequence:
TGTACCATCGATGAAAAGACTGCCTTATCACATAGATAAAAACACTGATCCTAAAAAAAACACTGACCCTAGGCTGCAGCATCTGACAGTTTAGTTCAAGAATAACATTCATtgttggtgatgagaacaactacggTTCCAGTTGATATATAGCAAACATGCAGCAGAACGGCCCACTGGTAAATTCTATCGGACTTGAACACATTAATTACATGCGACCTCTTCTGCCAATTTTATTTGTACGAAAGCGCAATGTTATTTCAGAACTTAATTAAGATGCAACACTACCAGCAGGATGCATGACCTTCATGTGTGGGTTAATGCCGGTTTACCTGAGTAGGTGAAGCCGCGTGATCTGCCTCTGCCACGATGATGTCACTGGGCCTGGGATTCATCCTCCGCAGCGCTATTCCAGCACGCAAATAGATGAGAGCGAAACATGACCAGATGCCCAGATTAGACGCGTCGTCAAGAAGGTCACAAATCTCTGGAAATAGTCCACACAGCTGAAGACTCCACGAGATGAATCCCAACCAAAATGACCAAGCAAAAAGCCGTGCAGCTGCCCTGCCTAGCCGCGACGTAGGGCTTTCAGAGGCACTAGAAAACCGCTCATCGAAATTCTTCATGAGGAGGCCCTCCGCCAGCTATAAAATTTGACAATGGAGAAGAGCATTAGAAGCTAAACCATGGCGAGCAGAGAGAGGGTAGTAGCATAGCAGCAGGGGTGAGGTGACGAGAAGAGACGCACCTCGCTGCTGCTGCCTGCTGCGCGCAGGAAGAAGAGCAGGAATGCTGGCGCTGAAAGAAACAGGGAGGCTATAAAGATGCATCCCGCGATCTCGGACAGGACGGATCTCACCGCGTAGTCGCCGCCGCAGACTCGGACCGCGACCGTGTCGAAGAAAATTAGCGCGACGATCACATAGAACGTGCCCAGGAACAGGTGGATAAAGGCATCAGCAGCGGCGCAGGCACGGCTGCTGCGCGCCAGTGCGTCCACGGCCTTCACCAGCGCCGGCGAGGCGGCCGCTATGTCGGCAGCGAGCTTGCAGACCGCGTCTTCGAAACTCATGGCTGCGTGCAAGTCAGTGAGGTGAGGCGTGTGCTCGCGCAGGAGCGCGCGGGTGCAAATGGGgtgaatagctcccatgcgacgtcgttggtgTGAACTGTCTCTCATGCGACGTCGTTGGCTGTAATAGCTTGCATGCGACATCTTCGTTGGaaaaaatagctcccatgcgacacaCCATTTACGCGGCTAGTTGGCTGTCCGTTAGGCTGAGATTTGGTTAGGACACGGGGGGTTATGTGCTCTGACTGGTGGGGTCCACCTATGGCCACGTAGTCAAGAGTCAACCGTCCACGACTCGACCGGCGACTGTGTGACCGTGCTCGACTCGCCCATGCTGGACTGGGCGAGCGGCGCCGCCGTAAGCAACTTCTCCAGCAGTGGTTTCTTCTCCGCGGTGGTGGAGCGCATTTCTCGGCAGCGGCAGAGCTATTGCGAGGTGAGCCCGAAACCCTAGTCCCACTCCCCgatctgtggcctcatgctgcccTCCCCCTGTTTCTTGGGGGTtttcttggcgatttagaatcgGGCTCCATTGGATCCGGGGGTTGTTTCTTCTCCGCGGCCCGGTGGTGGAGCGCCTATCCCTGCAGCGGCTATTGCGAGTGAGTATTTTCCAAACACTACTCCCATTCCACTGAATTTTGAATAaatctgtggcctcatgctgccccTGTTGCTTGATTGGATAGGAGATGGAGCGAGGGCTAGATGAGATGGAGCGAGGAGACGGGCTGCCCCGAGGAGACAGTGCTTCAAATCGGTAATggcaccctcttttcttggcgatttagaatcgaactcgatttggtagtgactgccgccgctgcctgccattgacaaaacaggggaggttcaggttctgccaccacattcgcaattatagtggaattttttccctgtaaagccaagctcagtgatggcagtgtccaagacattgatagagataccaccgtgaggttggatgtcgattttgcagatgttgatccccaggaattggagatcatgaaggagaaggccgtgggcaatttggtggagagaattggggagagtattgtttggggtccagaacaagaggtatctctgcaacgtttcgataactataatggtgaatatgtgagaattgaagatggagaatccatggttgctgaaattgatcagcaaggaggatgggcaagcaaacaagtaacattttatgcaGAGCTAATTGATCTGCAAACTCATTCCAGAGTTGGTTATGTGCCATCAAAGATGGCTGCACAGATGGAAGATGATGAGTGGGCTTCACAAAAGAAGATGTTGGCATTGTTGACTGAACCGACTATAGTAGCTGAAGATACTGGGATtgatgcagatggagaggagggaacCCATGGTGCTAGGAAGATTGTTGTTGACTGGAATGTAGTAGAGTTGAATGAAAAAACAGATTTGGTCATTACACCAATATCTGACATTGATATGGCCGAAATGTTTGGCATTCAAGTTGATGACAAAGATAAGGAGAAGGATGACAGTTCTTTGCCAGCTGAAGGTAACACAGGCCCTAGAAATGCAAATGAGGATGAAGAACACCTGATGAGAGAGGCTGCagatgatgtggatgatgcagatgataatgagctggtttgtttgtatgacaaagagaacccagttattgaggtgggaaagttgtggccaagcatgaaggagtttaggatgtctttcaggacctatgcagtgaaaaaagagtttgatgccaagactatgtggactgatcgaaagaaattttatgctcggtgcaaaggttatgatggtggtggcaatccttgcaaatggtacttgtctgccagactacaacctgatggaagtacagtaagggtaaatcaaataccacaccagcatacatgtatgaccacttcacagagagtttcaaagatgacatcacagctttgggttacagagaagattactcctattttagccaagactccaaacactactgcaaagaggcttaaagttgacttggagaagttgtaccccatccagctgcaatataccacagtgtggaaagcaaaacaaagggccatgaaatcattgtatggtgactgggcaaatacatttaggatgttgtatagttttaaagcagaggtggagaagaggtcacctgggagtgtagtggagatagatacagaggtaacagaggatggcaaggttttattcagcaagttttttatgtgtttgaagccttgcatagatggattcaaagcaggttgtcgtccatatttgagcatagactcatcttttttgactggaaagtggaatggtcagttggctgcatgcaatgctctagatggacacaactggatgttcccaattgcaataggaatgtttcaatcagagacagaggcatcatggatatggttcatgatgcaactgaaaagatgcatagggccagtttctccattggccatccacacagatgcatgtaaagggttggaaaatgcagtaaaaagtgttttcccccatgctgagcagagggagtgctttggacatatgtggatgaatctgataaaaaaattcagaggagatgaatttgggcgcatgtggccagcagcaagatcctacaccagacagacacattcctatcaccttggtaagatattggcatcatgtagtgataatgaatttgcttcatggttgaacacccaccattctctgttgtggtatagatcaggttttaatactgccataaaatgtgatcatatcaataacaacttggcagaaagttttaacaacaaagtgaagcatttgaaagacttgcctgtgcatgacatggtggaccaaataagaatcatgatcatgcgtttgtgggagttgagaggaaaaattgctaatattttggaaggggacaagcttccagcagtggtacaacaggtggtcaacaggagtagaaatctttcacatctatctgttgagaaatcttccttgtggggtgctgaagttagagatacaaagagtggcaagaggcatgtggtaaatactgagttgcatgagtgcacttgccaagagtggcaacacactggaaaaccatgtgagcattccatactttttttggcatctaaacccaggttaaatatgcacccatatttgcatgagtattattcagtacaaaaattcaaagctgcatatgcaagtccaattcctgcactgactgaccaatctcagtggcctgaggtggaaatagaatttaccttgtgtccccctgtcactagaagaaaggctgggaggcctaaacagagcagattcaaagcttggtttgagaaaggtggttgtagtaagaagggggaaaaggaaaaggaaaagaatgataagcccaaaagggctcaaaaaggtaacaaaaataggtgcaagttgtgtgaggtacttgggcacagaattggttcatccaagtgcatctacactcctcagaggccaaagtatgtttatgttactgtttttgcaagtttttgatTTTGCTACTTGTTCTAGTATCTAACCAAGTCAAATGCTTTATTTTTTAGGAGGAAGCGTGCAGAAAAAGCCCCACCGCTTGTTGTTGAACAATGCTGGCCAGTGAAAAAAGCAAGACTCAGTGGCTATAGAAGGAAGAGCACTAAgcagataatgtttggtgacaaagatatggagctaactgaaactgttactgctgaacatgagctaagtgtttgtgttttggatgatgtgATGCATACTGAATCTGTTTTGCAGACGCTAGGGCAATCTGAAACTGTTGCAGATGAAGCAACTGTTGTGCTACCATTCGAATCT
This genomic window contains:
- the LOC123159097 gene encoding uncharacterized protein; its protein translation is MSFEDAVCKLAADIAAASPALVKAVDALARSSRACAAADAFIHLFLGTFYVIVALIFFDTVAVRVCGGDYAVRSVLSEIAGCIFIASLFLSAPAFLLFFLRAAGSSSELAEGLLMKNFDERFSSASESPTSRLGRAAARLFAWSFWLGFISWSLQLCGLFPEICDLLDDASNLGIWSCFALIYLRAGIALRRMNPRPSDIIVAEADHAASPTQDFELAAATR